One segment of Clostridium botulinum DNA contains the following:
- a CDS encoding GNAT family N-acetyltransferase has protein sequence MFIIEKLSLKNLNYFKTLQEEANDKYINNKDFFELYNDKSFITKYIKRREIKLFKYNNKYIGYLWMQYPLSDVIKILSLYVSDYYINFMSKELTNVFKNKTLNFDVVDSNITYDIMTKLNFTRIRSTSLMKMRTSNCSFNFNKDVNFKVFTKKEDENLRCFIQNSVFKDNDRIPLVPYDIKLEEEEDYYINDLCVFIMIGNIAIGYGQVISNKDIYTIVNVGILEEYRKNGYGKMLIQYLIYICYKKHISQITINVDVNNYKALNLYKKIGFNEYGKISTWSNKLK, from the coding sequence ATGTTTATAATAGAGAAGCTATCATTAAAAAATTTAAATTATTTTAAAACACTACAAGAAGAAGCTAATGATAAGTATATTAATAACAAAGATTTTTTTGAATTATATAATGATAAATCATTCATTACTAAGTATATAAAAAGAAGAGAGATCAAGTTGTTTAAATATAACAACAAGTATATAGGTTACTTATGGATGCAATATCCATTATCAGATGTTATAAAAATTTTATCTTTATATGTAAGTGATTATTATATTAATTTTATGTCAAAGGAATTAACTAATGTTTTTAAAAACAAGACTTTAAATTTTGATGTAGTAGATAGTAACATAACTTATGATATAATGACTAAATTGAATTTTACTCGAATTAGGTCAACATCGCTAATGAAAATGAGAACATCTAATTGTAGCTTTAATTTCAATAAGGATGTTAATTTCAAGGTTTTCACTAAAAAAGAAGATGAGAATCTAAGATGTTTTATTCAAAATTCTGTATTTAAAGATAATGATAGAATTCCCTTAGTTCCTTATGATATAAAGTTAGAAGAAGAGGAAGACTACTATATAAATGATTTATGTGTTTTTATAATGATTGGAAATATTGCAATAGGGTATGGACAAGTTATTTCGAATAAGGATATTTATACAATTGTTAATGTAGGTATATTAGAGGAGTATAGAAAAAATGGTTATGGAAAAATGCTTATACAATATTTAATATATATATGCTATAAAAAACACATTTCACAAATTACAATAAATGTTGACGTGAATAATTATAAAGCTTTGAATTTATATAAAAAAATTGGTTTTAATGAATATGGAAAAATAAGTACTTGGAGCAATAAGTTAAAATAG
- a CDS encoding bifunctional 4-hydroxy-3-methylbut-2-enyl diphosphate reductase/30S ribosomal protein S1, which yields MKEVILAQNAGFCFGVKRAVDEAIKIQKQEEKKIYTLGPLIHNNDVVKFLEKNNIYSIELENIATLNKDDVIVIRSHGVSEEVLNLLQQNQLKIKDATCPFVTKIQKKVNKYYNLGYNIVILGDANHPEVIGINGWCNNEAIISKNGELHGDVPAKVCVVSQTTEKAANWETLIKNVSAKSKEVLAFNTICAATDVRQRSTNKLSKEVEAMVVIGGKNSSNTTKLYQIAKQNCDDTIHIENVNELPKEFINNNINKVGITAGASTPDWIIREVIGIMSNTENIKNDDQLSLMNQLDRRFVIGDEVEGEILSKTRDAIIISLVGYKMDGIIPFNELTSNEDIESVIESFNIGDRIKSKVIKLQNSDGYVVLSRLEYEKEEAYKELDTLFNEDKTFEVKIKESSENGLVAYYKGIRIFIPASQIDVKFTKDKSKYINQVLEVKLIDYSTEEHKKVIASRRVLLEVIKETEEEKIWESLNVGDVIKAEVKRFTKFGAFLDVNGIDGLLHLSQISWNHVKNIEDILKKDEMIEVKIIALDKENKKLSLSRKELLPKPWENVKEKYPEGSIVLGKVVRINDFGAFIELEPGVDGLVHISKISFNRIAHPSEVLSVGEEVKAKILEVDEENKRVSLSIKDI from the coding sequence ATGAAAGAAGTTATTTTAGCACAAAATGCAGGTTTTTGCTTTGGTGTAAAAAGAGCAGTTGATGAAGCTATAAAAATACAAAAGCAAGAGGAAAAGAAAATATATACTCTAGGTCCATTGATACATAATAATGATGTTGTAAAATTTTTAGAGAAAAATAACATATATTCTATAGAATTAGAAAATATAGCTACTTTAAACAAAGATGATGTTATTGTTATAAGATCTCATGGAGTATCAGAAGAAGTACTAAATCTTTTACAACAAAATCAATTGAAGATTAAGGATGCTACTTGCCCTTTTGTAACTAAGATACAAAAAAAGGTAAATAAATACTATAACTTAGGATATAATATAGTAATACTTGGTGACGCTAATCACCCAGAAGTAATAGGGATAAACGGTTGGTGTAACAATGAAGCTATAATTTCTAAAAATGGAGAACTTCATGGTGATGTACCTGCTAAGGTATGTGTAGTATCTCAAACAACAGAAAAAGCTGCTAATTGGGAAACTTTAATCAAAAATGTTTCTGCAAAGTCTAAAGAAGTATTAGCTTTTAATACAATATGCGCAGCTACAGATGTAAGACAAAGAAGCACTAATAAATTATCAAAAGAAGTAGAAGCTATGGTAGTAATTGGTGGAAAAAATAGCTCGAATACAACTAAGTTATATCAAATTGCTAAACAAAATTGTGACGATACGATACACATAGAAAATGTTAATGAGTTACCTAAAGAGTTTATAAATAATAATATAAATAAAGTAGGAATTACAGCTGGTGCATCTACACCAGATTGGATTATTAGGGAGGTAATTGGAATTATGAGTAATACAGAAAATATTAAAAACGATGATCAATTATCATTAATGAATCAACTTGATAGAAGATTTGTGATTGGTGATGAGGTAGAAGGAGAAATACTTTCAAAAACAAGAGACGCTATTATAATTTCACTTGTAGGATATAAAATGGATGGAATTATTCCTTTTAATGAATTAACTTCAAATGAAGATATTGAAAGTGTGATAGAAAGTTTTAATATAGGTGATAGAATAAAATCTAAAGTCATAAAATTACAAAATTCTGATGGATATGTTGTTTTATCAAGACTTGAGTATGAAAAAGAAGAAGCATATAAAGAACTTGATACATTATTTAATGAAGATAAAACTTTTGAAGTTAAAATTAAAGAATCTTCAGAAAATGGACTAGTTGCTTATTATAAAGGAATAAGAATATTTATTCCAGCTTCTCAAATAGATGTTAAATTTACTAAAGATAAATCTAAATATATTAATCAAGTATTAGAAGTTAAATTAATTGATTACTCTACTGAAGAACATAAAAAGGTTATTGCATCTAGAAGAGTTTTATTAGAAGTTATTAAAGAAACAGAAGAAGAGAAAATTTGGGAAAGTTTAAATGTTGGAGATGTAATTAAAGCTGAAGTCAAGAGATTCACTAAGTTTGGTGCATTCTTAGATGTTAATGGAATAGACGGATTATTACATTTATCTCAAATTTCATGGAATCATGTTAAAAATATAGAAGATATTTTAAAAAAAGATGAAATGATTGAAGTTAAGATTATAGCTCTAGATAAAGAAAATAAGAAGCTATCTTTAAGTAGAAAAGAGTTGCTTCCAAAACCTTGGGAAAATGTAAAAGAAAAATATCCAGAAGGTTCAATAGTTTTAGGTAAAGTTGTAAGAATAAATGACTTTGGAGCATTTATAGAATTAGAACCTGGAGTTGATGGATTAGTTCATATTTCTAAAATTTCATTTAATAGAATAGCACATCCATCAGAAGTTCTTAGTGTTGGTGAAGAGGTTAAGGCAAAAATATTAGAAGTTGATGAAGAAAATAAAAGAGTAAGTTTAAGTATAAAAGATATTTAA